TGGGCCATCGGCAGCGATCGCTACACCTACGATCTCGCCGGTCGCCTGCTCTCGGGCACGGTCCTGAAAGCCGGCCCGACGCGCCGGGAGGACTACACCTACGACGCCTTCGACAATCTGTTGACGGTGCGCCGCGACAGCGGCGCCCTGACCCGCTTCAACGTCGACGGCAACAACCGGGTGCGCGGCTTCGGCGGTCTGATCGACTCCCACTACGACGGCGCCGGCAACCTGATCCAGAAAGGCCTCGGCAGCCCGCCGGCCCAGGAGATCGAGTACGACGCCCTCAACATGCAGTCCGCCTTCCGGCTGACGGACTCGGCCGGAACCCACGAGTCGATCTACCTCTACGGGCCCGGCAACTACCGCGTGATGGTCTTCGAGGGCGACACCGGCCGGCGCTACTGGAACCTGCGGGACAGCAACGGCAAGACCCTCCGGCGCCTCTCGGTGGTCGGTTGGGGCCCCTACCAGGGCCCGACCTCACCGGGCGAGCAGTGGGTTCACGAGCAAGACCTCGTCCATGGACCGGACGGCCTGTTCGCCACCATCGGCACCGGCTCGGTGGCGCGCTACTTCCACCGTGACCACCTCGGCTCGACCCGCCTCAACACCAACGGCGTCGGCCTGCGCACCTACGAAGCGGCCTTCTACCCCTACGGCGACGAGATCAAGCTCTTCGGTGCCGGCCCCGGCGAGCGCGACTCGAAGTTCACCGGCCACGAGCGCGACCTCCACGGCCGCAGCGACTACATGCTCGGGCGCTACTACCATGTGCCTTTCAAGCGCTTCACCTCCGTCGACCCGGCGCGGGATGGCTGGAATCTTTATGGGTACGTCAAGGGCAATCCGGTCAAGTATGTCGACCCCGATGGGAGAGAGACCTCCCTAGCCATGGCCCTTGAGCGTGACATTCGGGCGCTCCAGAGCGGCGAGATCACCACCCAGGAGTACCAAAACAACATCGAAGCCCGAGCGGCTGGAGGGGCCGCCGGATTGGTGGTAGTCGTCGCAGGAAAGGTCGTTGCGGGGGCTGTGGCAGGCTCGGGAATAAGGGCGGCAGTGAGAGGCTTCAGAGCAAGGATTGCAAGGGCTTTCTCGCGAGGAACCAAGAAGACTGACGTCCCCAAACCCTCCCTAAATTCTGAGCAGGCCAAGAATCTTGCAAGGTTCAACAAGAAGCTCCCCCGAGGAGCAGAGAAGACTACTGTTCGGGACCTTCCCGGCGGCGGCAAGGCATTTAAGGCAGAAGTGCCAGGGCGAGTTCCAGGCTCAAAGGCCGTATACGAGAAGCAGATCAATGCCGCCGGTGAGACCGTCGGATTCACCAAGACAACCTTGGATCCTGCCGGAAAGATTGTTCATATCAAAGACAAACTGACAGGATTGGTAAGCCAATGAGCGATACGCTTGATCGCAAATCCGTACTTGAAGACCTTCTGGCTCTCCGACGACCCTTGGCTGCTGTAGAAGCCAAGCTGCGTCGGTTCGATTGGGATTGCAAGGAGCCGTTGGTGAGTCTTGGCTCGGTGGCTGTCGAATCGGTTCTGACTTCGTTCGTGACTGGAAATCTGACTCCCAACGAAGTAGAGAACTGGGCAAACGCCATTGAAAGCAGGGACGATATTGATACCCCTGATCAAAAGGCCCTTGAAATCTTGCACTCCCTTGCAAACCCTGCTCTCGAGGGTTCTCTCAGTGTCAGTAAAGCCACCAGGATGATCCGAGACTTAAAGAGAAGGATCTAGAAAGAATCCGGTCGCGGCGGGGTGAGCTCCACCCACGCCGCGACCTCGTGTTTCAGGCCCTCGTTGTCCTTCCAGGTGCTCTTCTCCACCTGATCGAGGGCCTGCCACATCATCTCGCGGCCCTCGGCGTCACCCAGGCAGTCGCGGGCGTAGCCCCAACCCCACAGCGATTCGGTACGGCTGAAGTCGCCCTCCCGGCGTTCGGCGTCGAAGGCCCGATGAGCAGCCTCGAGCAGGTCCGCCGCCTCGCGACAGCGGCCGGCGCGACTCAGGGCATGGCCCAAGGTCATGCGCGGGTAGGCCAGGTCGATGGAGTCGGCGGCGAAGGAGCGCTCGGCGATGACCAGGGAGCGCTCGAAATGGTCGATGGCGACCGCCAGGTCCTCTCGCCGCCGGGCGACGTGGCCGAGCCCGGCGTGGATGATCGCCAGCACCATGTGGTCGTCCGCGAGCAGCACATCCTGCATCGCCAAGGCTTCGCGGTAGTGGCCCTCGGCGAGGTCGTCCTGGTGGCGCAGGGTGTAGGAGCTGGCGAGATCCGTGAGGGTCCACATCATCTGCTCGTGGGCATCGCCGTAGACCCGTTTCTGGCGCTCGAGGAGGGCGCGCAGCTTGGCCGGCTCCTCGGCAGCCTGCGCCGGATCGAGAGTGGATTCGACGTGAAAGAGCAAGCGCTGCACTTCGAAGATCTGCGGATGCAGCTCGCCATGGGCCAGCGTCAGCCGGTCGACGGCCTGCGCCAGCTGCCCCCGGGCGACTTCGAACTGGCCGCGCTTGAAGGCCGCGCTGCCGAGCTCGAAGGCGACCAAACCGGCGAGCCCGGGGGCCAGCGAGGAGCTTCGGCCGCTGGCGGCGAGCAGGGAGCGCAGCTCGGCCTCGCCCGCATCGAGCTTTCCTCGCGCCATCAAGGCTCGCCCGAGGAGGACCCGCCCCTCGTCCACCATCGCTTGGTGACTCTTCGAGTCGGCGAGCAGATCGAGGGCCCGGCGGGCCTGCTGCTCGGCGGCCTCGAAGTGGGACTCCGCGAAGTCGAGTCGCGACAGCAAGAGAAGGTTCTCCGCCCGGGTGACGGGGGTACCGGCCGTCTCACGCCAGGTCTGCGACTGCTCCAAGAAGGAGCGCGCTTCGGGAAAAGCGGAGAGCTCCAGGTAGGCCTTGCCGATCGCCGAGGCGACGGCGGACTGGACTCCCGGGTCGTCGATGGTGCGCTGCTCGAAGGTCGCGGCGCCGCGATCGAGGAGCTCACGGGCATTGAGGTGGCGGCCCTGGTGGACCGCCGGCTCGGCACCTTCGAACAGCCCGCTCAGGAAGACCGTCACCTCCTGGGCGGTCCCGGCGGTGCGCCGAGCATGGGCCTCCTGGGCGCGCAGGCGACTCGAGCTGAGCACCAAGCTGACGACCATCGCGGTGGCCACCGCGACGATCGCGACCCCCGCCGCCACCCCCAGCCGATGGCGACCCACGAAACGGCGCAGCACATAGCCGACGCTCGGAGCGCGCGCCAGGATGGGCAGCCCCGAACGGAAGCGATCGATCTCGTCTGCCAGGGCCTGAGCTGACCGGAAACGACGCTCGGGATCGACCTCGAGGGCGGTGAGGATGATGGTGTCGAGGTCGCCTCGCAGGGCGCCAGCGGGAATGGCACCCTCCGCCGCGCCCCGGGCGGCGCTGCTCGGCGCCGGCAGCGCCAGGTCACCGGCGACCAGGCGGGCCACCGTCTCGTCCCCGAGGTCGTTCAAGATGTAGGGCAGACGGCCGGTCACCAACTGGTAGAGCAAGAGGCCCAGCGAGTAGACATCGCTGGCGGTCGACACCTCGCGCCCCTGGAGCTGCTCGGGGCTGGCGAACTGCGGCGTCATCGGCCCACGGGTGACGGTCAGCCGGGTCCAGTCGCGGCGGCCTCCGGCGAGCACCCGGGCGATGCCGAAGTCGAGCAGCTTGGGCTGCCCGTCGGCGGTCACCAGAACATTGCTCGGCTTGAGATCGCGATGGACCACCAGGTTGCGATGGGCGAAGGCCACCCCGCTCGCCACCTTCTGGAGCAAGACCAGACGTTCGTCGAGGGTGGGTCGGTGGCGCTCGCACCACTGGTCGAGGGGGAGACCGTCGACTCGCTCCAGCACCAGGTAGGGCAATCCGCTGGCCGTCGAGCCGGCGTCCTCGAGACGGGCGATGTGGGAATGATCGAGGCGCGCCAGAACCTGGCATTCGCGGCGAAAGCGCTCGATCGCCTCATCCGTCAGCAAGGCGTGCTGGAGGACCTTGATCGCCACCCGCCGCTCGTAGCGCTGGTCGACGCGCTCCGCCTCGAAGACCACGCCGCTGCCGCCGGCGCCGAGCAGCGGACCGATGCGCCAGTGGTCCAGTCGATCTCCCTCCTGGAGCGGTGGCGAGCTCGCCGAAGCCAGCTCGGCGACGCGCTCCAGCAGCTCCGCCCCCTCGGCCTCGCCGCGCAGCAGCGCTTCGACCTCGGGCCGCAGCGTCGAATCGTCGCGGGTCAGCTCGAGCAGCCGGTCGTGGCGCTCCTCCGCCGCCACCTCCAACACCTCCGAAAAGATGCGATCGATGGTTCGCCAGCGTTCGAGATTCACGCCGGCTCGCCTCCGCCACCTTCGAGCAGAAAGCGGCCGAGCCAGGCGCGGGCCGAGCGCCATTCGCGATCGATGGTGGCTTTCGAGGTGCCGAGGGTTTCGGCCGCTTCGCCGACGGTCATGCCGCCGAACACCCGCAGCTCGACGACCCGCGCCTTGCGGGAATCGAGTGCCTCGAGACGATCGAGGGCGCGGTCGAGATCGAGGATTTCGACCTCCGAAGGCAGGGCCTTGGAGAGATCGGTGCGCAGGGTCACCCGGCGGCGCTGAGCGCCACCGCGCTTTTCGACCTTGTGAGCGCGAGCACTGTCGACCAGAACCTGTCGCATCACCCGCGACGCGATGCCGAGGAAAACGGCTCGGCTCGGCCAGCGGTGCCCATTGGCCGCCAGCCGCAGGTAGGCCTCGTGGACCAACGCCGTCGGCTGAAGGGTGTGGTCCTTGCGCTCGCCCCGCAAATGACGGTTGGCGATCTTGCGCAGCTCGCCATGGGCTTCGGCGAACAGCTCATCGGACGCTCGCGGCGGGGATTCGCTGCTCGTTACGGGATCTCGCCGACGGTCAGCCACAACCGAATCTTAGACCAGCCATTGAAGCGATTCGGCAGGGCCTGAACACCATGACATTGAATAGCCAATCGATATTGGCTATTCTAGCTCGATGAAGACAGCCACCTTGACTGAAACCAAAAATGGACTCAGCTCACTGATCGATCAGGTCCGCCAAGGGGAAGAGATTCTGATTCTCGATCGCGGCCGGCCGGTGGCTCGCCTGATCTCGGCCGTGACCGACGATTCGTCCTCATCGCAGGGTCGAATCGAACGCCTCGAACGGCTGGGGGTCCTGCGGCGCCCGAGCTCTCCGAACGCCCGGGGGGCAGCTCCCAAAGCCCGATCCCAGGCCAGGCGAGGAGGGAGCATCTTGCAAGCACTGCTCGACGAGCGCAGCAGCACCCGATGAGGTTCTGGGACAGCTCTGCCCTGGTTCCCCTCCTGGTGGAAGAAGAAACCACCGCCTCACTCGATCGGCTGGCTTCGGACGGCCGCGAGATCGCCGTGTGGTGGGGCTCCGAGATCGAGTGTGCTTCGGCGATCGCCCGCCTCGAGCGATCCCAGGACCTGACTACCTCGGATTGTCAGGCGGTCTTCGAGTATCTCGAGGAGCTCTCGAAGAGCTGGTACCAGATCGATCCGATCAACGCTGTGAAGTCCGCCGCCCGACGCTTCTTGCGAGTTCACGACCTTCGAGCAGCGGACTCGCTGCAACTGGCAGCGGCGCTCGCGGCAGCAGAAGGACAACCGCCTAGCCTCGAATTCGTTTGCCTCGACGAGCGGCTCGTCACCGCCGCCCGCCGGGAGGGCTTCCGGGTCATCGACCGACAGCGGCTCCAACCGGCCTCCTCGGAGTCCTGACTCTTCGGACCTTCAGCGGTCGTCCAGAAATGAAGCCGGGCCGCAGGCAAGGGAACCCGCCAACGACTTGGCCCGGCCTCCTCAACGGTGAGAGGTCTTGGGTTGCCGAAGGTGCGGAGCATCCGTCGGTGCCGCGACCAAGCCGTCCTTGAAGTGCTGAGGCACGTTCAATCCTAGAAGCCACCGGCTTGGAAGACGCAGAAGAGCTGATTGGTCGCCAAGCAGTCGGCACAGGTGAACTGCGATCCTCCGCAGTAGACCCGATCGGTTCCCGTACTGCAGTTGCCAGTGGTGCTCGTGCATTCCAAGTAAGGCAGAGGATCGGAAGGACCGCCGCACAGAATCCACGCCGAGCAACCCCAGGCGGCATCTTCGAATCCCGCCTGCTCTCCGAACGTAAGCGACTCCTTGGCATTCTCAGCGTCGCCCCCTGCCGGCAAGGCATCCGAAGACGGCCCCTCTTCCACCTCGGCGATCGGCAGTGGAGCCCCCGCCTCGAGCTGATTGCCGAGAGAAGCTTCGGAGGCGAAAGACGAAACGGCAACGGCGAGACCGGAAAGGAGCAGTAGGGCCAGGAGGATATTTCTCTTATTTTTCATATAGTGATTATATCATGTAATTTTAATATGCGGATATGATTCGAGCCATTGTGGTCACAAACAATGTATGCATACTGAGCAATGAAGCTATTTGATGATTCTAGGCAAGGAGGTGCCATGTCCTGTGATCGCCCCCGACTCCGCCATTGCTTGGTCTTCGCGTCGACCGCCTGGGTCCTGCTGCTCTCCGCCGAGGTTCTGCTCGCCCACGGCACCATCCACACGCCACCGAGCCGGATCTACCAATGCCGATTCGCCGACAACCCGGAGAACCCCCAGGATCCCGCCTGCGCCGCTGCCGTGGCGCTGGCCGGTAGCCCGCAGTTTCTCTACGACTGGACCGCGGTGCTGCAGGCAAACGCCAATGGTCAGCATCAGCAGGTGGTGCCCGATGGCGAGCTGTGCAGCGGCGGCGGCTCGGACTATGCCGGTCTGGACCTGCCACGCAACGATTGGCGCACCACCGCCATCTCGCCTCGGCCCGACGGCACCTTCGAGTTCATCTACCGCGCCACCGCCCCCCACTCGACCCTCGACATGATCTTTTTCATCACCCGGCCGGGATGGAATCCGCTCGCGCCGCTGACCTGGGAAGACCTCGACCTCATCGACGAGCCCGGCAACCCCGCCGACCCGGTGGATCCGTTCTGTCACCTGCTCGGCGCCACCCTCGAGGACATCGACGGCGTCGGCGAGGCCTACCGTATGGTCTGCCCGCTGCCGCCGCGCAGCGGACGCCATGTGATCTTCCACGTCTGGCAACGGGACGACAGCCCAGAGGCTTTCTACGCCTGTGTCGACGTCGAGCTGAGCACCGCGGGGCCGATCTTCGACAGTGGATTCGAGACCGGCAACACCTCCGAGTGGTCGACGACGACGCCGTGACGGAGCACCAATCCGGCTTGACAAGCCGGACCCTCTCTGCATAATTGACCGGCCGGCCAGTTAGCACTGCCTAGATATTGATCGGCCGGCCAGTTTAGTCTCGACATTCCCAGCCTGAAGAACCCCATGCCTGCCACCAAACGCGATCCGGAAGCCACCCGCACCGCCATTCTCGATGCCGCCGAGGCGGTCTTCGTGGAAAAGGGCTTCGCCGACTCCGCCACCTCCGTCATCGCCAAGAACGCCAAGGTGACGAAGAGCCTGATCCACCACCACTTCGGCTCCAAAGAGGCCCTTTGGACGGAGGTCAAGGCGCGCCGCTTCTCGCGCTACGCCGAGCAACAGCTCGAAATGATCGCCAGCTCCGGGCCGAGCGCTCAACTGCTCGAGCAGTCCCTCGAGCTCTACTTCCGGTTTCTGCAGGACAACCCCGAGCTGGTGCGCCTGATGCTGTGGATGCACCTCGAGCGCGATCAGGCCTCGGGGGCCCAGTTCCAG
This Acidobacteriota bacterium DNA region includes the following protein-coding sequences:
- a CDS encoding protein kinase; translation: MNLERWRTIDRIFSEVLEVAAEERHDRLLELTRDDSTLRPEVEALLRGEAEGAELLERVAELASASSPPLQEGDRLDHWRIGPLLGAGGSGVVFEAERVDQRYERRVAIKVLQHALLTDEAIERFRRECQVLARLDHSHIARLEDAGSTASGLPYLVLERVDGLPLDQWCERHRPTLDERLVLLQKVASGVAFAHRNLVVHRDLKPSNVLVTADGQPKLLDFGIARVLAGGRRDWTRLTVTRGPMTPQFASPEQLQGREVSTASDVYSLGLLLYQLVTGRLPYILNDLGDETVARLVAGDLALPAPSSAARGAAEGAIPAGALRGDLDTIILTALEVDPERRFRSAQALADEIDRFRSGLPILARAPSVGYVLRRFVGRHRLGVAAGVAIVAVATAMVVSLVLSSSRLRAQEAHARRTAGTAQEVTVFLSGLFEGAEPAVHQGRHLNARELLDRGAATFEQRTIDDPGVQSAVASAIGKAYLELSAFPEARSFLEQSQTWRETAGTPVTRAENLLLLSRLDFAESHFEAAEQQARRALDLLADSKSHQAMVDEGRVLLGRALMARGKLDAGEAELRSLLAASGRSSSLAPGLAGLVAFELGSAAFKRGQFEVARGQLAQAVDRLTLAHGELHPQIFEVQRLLFHVESTLDPAQAAEEPAKLRALLERQKRVYGDAHEQMMWTLTDLASSYTLRHQDDLAEGHYREALAMQDVLLADDHMVLAIIHAGLGHVARRREDLAVAIDHFERSLVIAERSFAADSIDLAYPRMTLGHALSRAGRCREAADLLEAAHRAFDAERREGDFSRTESLWGWGYARDCLGDAEGREMMWQALDQVEKSTWKDNEGLKHEVAAWVELTPPRPDSF
- a CDS encoding ECF-type sigma factor; the encoded protein is MADRRRDPVTSSESPPRASDELFAEAHGELRKIANRHLRGERKDHTLQPTALVHEAYLRLAANGHRWPSRAVFLGIASRVMRQVLVDSARAHKVEKRGGAQRRRVTLRTDLSKALPSEVEILDLDRALDRLEALDSRKARVVELRVFGGMTVGEAAETLGTSKATIDREWRSARAWLGRFLLEGGGGEPA
- a CDS encoding type II toxin-antitoxin system VapC family toxin, with the translated sequence MRFWDSSALVPLLVEEETTASLDRLASDGREIAVWWGSEIECASAIARLERSQDLTTSDCQAVFEYLEELSKSWYQIDPINAVKSAARRFLRVHDLRAADSLQLAAALAAAEGQPPSLEFVCLDERLVTAARREGFRVIDRQRLQPASSES
- a CDS encoding lytic polysaccharide monooxygenase auxiliary activity family 9 protein, which encodes MSCDRPRLRHCLVFASTAWVLLLSAEVLLAHGTIHTPPSRIYQCRFADNPENPQDPACAAAVALAGSPQFLYDWTAVLQANANGQHQQVVPDGELCSGGGSDYAGLDLPRNDWRTTAISPRPDGTFEFIYRATAPHSTLDMIFFITRPGWNPLAPLTWEDLDLIDEPGNPADPVDPFCHLLGATLEDIDGVGEAYRMVCPLPPRSGRHVIFHVWQRDDSPEAFYACVDVELSTAGPIFDSGFETGNTSEWSTTTP
- a CDS encoding TetR/AcrR family transcriptional regulator, producing the protein MPATKRDPEATRTAILDAAEAVFVEKGFADSATSVIAKNAKVTKSLIHHHFGSKEALWTEVKARRFSRYAEQQLEMIASSGPSAQLLEQSLELYFRFLQDNPELVRLMLWMHLERDQASGAQFQEMSQSGVRAIEASQEAGELRADISADSILFVFLAVSEHWFQARDPYLRSLCCEPAGTADDDRYLADVLKIFFEGVVPRPPA
- a CDS encoding type II toxin-antitoxin system Phd/YefM family antitoxin, producing the protein MKTATLTETKNGLSSLIDQVRQGEEILILDRGRPVARLISAVTDDSSSSQGRIERLERLGVLRRPSSPNARGAAPKARSQARRGGSILQALLDERSSTR